From a region of the Panicum virgatum strain AP13 chromosome 2K, P.virgatum_v5, whole genome shotgun sequence genome:
- the LOC120692407 gene encoding adenylyl-sulfate kinase 3-like isoform X1, producing MDAPRAARLAVAARPPGPRAPARFPFASSTAPRREGRWWCARDPRADSRGGGSTFPSPGRCSRLALALAHAHRNRSPAANLGLPPHRPARSPAAGIATRVTGDRPPLVECAGDRPIQEPAGVVEEKASTMSSTVPKSSNIFWHDCAVGKADRQKLLKQKGCVVWITGLSGSGKSTLACTLGRELHTKGKLAYVLDGDNLRHGLNKDLGFKAEDRVENIRRVGEVAKLFADAGLVCIASLISPYRRDREACRALLSDGSFIEVFLNMSLELCEARDPKGLYKLARAGKIKGFTGIDDPYEAPLNCEIEIKEVDGVCPAPSDMVGQVVTYLEEKGFLHE from the exons ATGGACGCCCCACGAGCGGCACGCCTCGCGGTCGCGGCGCGCCCGCCCGGCCCGCGTGCCCCGGCCCGCTTCCCgttcgcctcctccaccgcaccGCGGCGCGAGGGGCGGTGGTGGTGCGCTCGCGATCCCCGTGCCGATTCCAGAGGTGGTGGGAGCACCTTTCCCTCCCCTGGCCGCTGCTCGCgcctcgcgctcgcgctcgcgcacgcgcaccggaACCGGAGCCCCGCCGCGAATCTAGGGTTGCCTCCGCACCGCCCCGCGAGATCCCCAGCCGCCGGGATTGCGACGAGGGTAACAGGCGACAGACCGCCCCTCGTCGAATGCGCCGGCGACCGGCCGATTCAGGAGCCCGCAGGAG TAGTTGAGGAGAAAGCTTCGACAATGTCATCCACTGTGCCAAAGTCATCAAATATTTTCTGGCATGATTGTGCTGTTGGCAAGGCTGATCGTCAGAAGCTACTCAAGCAGAAAGGTTGTGTTGTCTGGATTACAGGCCTTAGTGGTTCAG GTAAAAGTACCTTGGCATGTACATTAGGCCGAGAGCTCCATACAAAAGGGAAGCTTGCATATGTTCTCGACGGTGATAACTTAAGACATGGACTAAACAAGGATCTTGGCTTTAAAGCTGAAGATCGTGTTGAAAATATAAGGAGAGTTG GTGAGGTAGCAAAGTTATTTGCAGATGCGGGCCTTGTATGTATTGCAAGTTTGATATCTCCATATAGGAGAGACCGTGAAGCTTGCCGTGCATTATTATCTGATGGTAGCTTTATTGAA gttttcttgaacatgtccttgGAATTGTGTGAAGCAAGGGATCCAAAGGGTCTTTATAAGCTTGCTCGTGCAGGAAAAATAAAGG GATTTACTGGAATTGATGACCCCTATGAAGCACCACTGAATTGTGAG ATTGAGATCAAGGAAGTGGACGGTGTATGCCCCGCACCTTCTGACATGGTGGGACAGGTGGTTACTTACCTTGAGGAGAAAGGCTTCCTTCACGAGTAG
- the LOC120692407 gene encoding adenylyl-sulfate kinase 3-like isoform X3, whose translation MSSTVPKSSNIFWHDCAVGKADRQKLLKQKGCVVWITGLSGSGKSTLACTLGRELHTKGKLAYVLDGDNLRHGLNKDLGFKAEDRVENIRRVGEVAKLFADAGLVCIASLISPYRRDREACRALLSDGSFIEVFLNMSLELCEARDPKGLYKLARAGKIKGFTGIDDPYEAPLNCEIEIKEVDGVCPAPSDMVGQVVTYLEEKGFLHE comes from the exons ATGTCATCCACTGTGCCAAAGTCATCAAATATTTTCTGGCATGATTGTGCTGTTGGCAAGGCTGATCGTCAGAAGCTACTCAAGCAGAAAGGTTGTGTTGTCTGGATTACAGGCCTTAGTGGTTCAG GTAAAAGTACCTTGGCATGTACATTAGGCCGAGAGCTCCATACAAAAGGGAAGCTTGCATATGTTCTCGACGGTGATAACTTAAGACATGGACTAAACAAGGATCTTGGCTTTAAAGCTGAAGATCGTGTTGAAAATATAAGGAGAGTTG GTGAGGTAGCAAAGTTATTTGCAGATGCGGGCCTTGTATGTATTGCAAGTTTGATATCTCCATATAGGAGAGACCGTGAAGCTTGCCGTGCATTATTATCTGATGGTAGCTTTATTGAA gttttcttgaacatgtccttgGAATTGTGTGAAGCAAGGGATCCAAAGGGTCTTTATAAGCTTGCTCGTGCAGGAAAAATAAAGG GATTTACTGGAATTGATGACCCCTATGAAGCACCACTGAATTGTGAG ATTGAGATCAAGGAAGTGGACGGTGTATGCCCCGCACCTTCTGACATGGTGGGACAGGTGGTTACTTACCTTGAGGAGAAAGGCTTCCTTCACGAGTAG
- the LOC120692407 gene encoding adenylyl-sulfate kinase 3-like isoform X2, translating into MDAPRAARLAVAARPPGPRAPARFPFASSTAPRREGRWWCARDPRADSRGGGSTFPSPGRCSRLALALAHAHRNRSPAANLGLPPHRPARSPAAGIATRVTGDRPPLVECAGDRPIQEPAGVEEKASTMSSTVPKSSNIFWHDCAVGKADRQKLLKQKGCVVWITGLSGSGKSTLACTLGRELHTKGKLAYVLDGDNLRHGLNKDLGFKAEDRVENIRRVGEVAKLFADAGLVCIASLISPYRRDREACRALLSDGSFIEVFLNMSLELCEARDPKGLYKLARAGKIKGFTGIDDPYEAPLNCEIEIKEVDGVCPAPSDMVGQVVTYLEEKGFLHE; encoded by the exons ATGGACGCCCCACGAGCGGCACGCCTCGCGGTCGCGGCGCGCCCGCCCGGCCCGCGTGCCCCGGCCCGCTTCCCgttcgcctcctccaccgcaccGCGGCGCGAGGGGCGGTGGTGGTGCGCTCGCGATCCCCGTGCCGATTCCAGAGGTGGTGGGAGCACCTTTCCCTCCCCTGGCCGCTGCTCGCgcctcgcgctcgcgctcgcgcacgcgcaccggaACCGGAGCCCCGCCGCGAATCTAGGGTTGCCTCCGCACCGCCCCGCGAGATCCCCAGCCGCCGGGATTGCGACGAGGGTAACAGGCGACAGACCGCCCCTCGTCGAATGCGCCGGCGACCGGCCGATTCAGGAGCCCGCAGGAG TTGAGGAGAAAGCTTCGACAATGTCATCCACTGTGCCAAAGTCATCAAATATTTTCTGGCATGATTGTGCTGTTGGCAAGGCTGATCGTCAGAAGCTACTCAAGCAGAAAGGTTGTGTTGTCTGGATTACAGGCCTTAGTGGTTCAG GTAAAAGTACCTTGGCATGTACATTAGGCCGAGAGCTCCATACAAAAGGGAAGCTTGCATATGTTCTCGACGGTGATAACTTAAGACATGGACTAAACAAGGATCTTGGCTTTAAAGCTGAAGATCGTGTTGAAAATATAAGGAGAGTTG GTGAGGTAGCAAAGTTATTTGCAGATGCGGGCCTTGTATGTATTGCAAGTTTGATATCTCCATATAGGAGAGACCGTGAAGCTTGCCGTGCATTATTATCTGATGGTAGCTTTATTGAA gttttcttgaacatgtccttgGAATTGTGTGAAGCAAGGGATCCAAAGGGTCTTTATAAGCTTGCTCGTGCAGGAAAAATAAAGG GATTTACTGGAATTGATGACCCCTATGAAGCACCACTGAATTGTGAG ATTGAGATCAAGGAAGTGGACGGTGTATGCCCCGCACCTTCTGACATGGTGGGACAGGTGGTTACTTACCTTGAGGAGAAAGGCTTCCTTCACGAGTAG
- the LOC120692429 gene encoding uncharacterized protein LOC120692429 has protein sequence MVFSAAVLAAAARAPAELCQRPPRPGRRRLRADEVLRALFLPPARELGRLGDFLFAFFCLPLPEYYVPGSGRGGGWVARAPVLYTYRRSLSVASSSSSSFSSSSMSSSEED, from the coding sequence ATGGTGTTCAGCGCCGCggtcctggcggcggcggcgcgcgcgccggcggagcTGTGCcagcgcccgccgcgcccggggcggcggcggctgcgcgcggACGAGGTCCTGCGCGCGCTCTTCCTGCCGCCCGCGCGGGAGCTCGGGCGCCTGGGGGACTTCCTCTTCGCCTTCTTCTGCCTGCCGCTGCCGGAGTACTACGTGCCCGggtccggccgcggcggcgggtgggtGGCGCGGGCGCCGGTGCTGTATACCTACCGGAGGTCGCTCTCCgtcgcctcctcgtcctcgtcgtcctTCTCGTCGTCGTCCATGTCCTCGTCGGAGGAGGATTGA
- the LOC120696204 gene encoding uncharacterized protein LOC120696204 has protein sequence MASLVHQASMPARAMAACDEDLVPQGFSCFGRSLSRASSSSRLEYRALQQQKQPEQGEERRAAQDARSARAKLRWKAVAHEIMAKGGARRRRQQQLAAFSYDSRSYALNFDQGAAE, from the coding sequence ATGGCCAGCCTCGTGCACCAGGCGTCCATGCCGGCAAGGGCGATGGCGGCGTGCGacgaggacctggtcccgcagGGCTTCAGCTGCTTCGGCCGCTCGCTGTCGCGGGCGTCGTCGTCGAGCCGGCTGGAGTACAGGGcgctgcagcagcagaagcagccgGAGCAGGGAGAGGAGAGGCGCGCCGCGCAGGACGCGCGGTCGGCGCGCGCCAAGCTGCGGTGGAAGGCCGTGGCGCACGAGATCATGGCcaagggcggcgcgcggcggaggaggcagcagcagctggcGGCGTTCAGCTACGACTCCCGGAGCTACGCGCTCAACTTCGACCAGGGCGCCGCCGAGTAG